Genomic segment of Mesotoga sp. UBA6090:
GCCTTTCTTCTTCAATCACAAGCAGGAGGAGCTCTTCGGTTTTTACGACAAGATAGCGGATTCTGTAAGCGACTTCCCTTTATACATCTACAATATTCCTTCTCTGACGAAAAACCCGGTTAGCGTCGATGTCATTGCCAGGCTCCATGAAAAACACAAGAATATTGTCGGTCTGAAAGACAGCAGCGGCGATTTCGTGAATTCGCTGAGTGTGATTTGGGCACTGCCGTCGACGTTCAGTACGGTCGTTGGATGCGATGCTGCATTCGCATCGGTTCTAATCGCCGGTGCCAGAGGCTGTGTTTCGGGCCCCGGAGCAGTCTTTCCGGAATTCTTCGTGAAAGTCCGAGATGCGGTAAGAGCTGGTGATTTCGACAAGGCATTTGATAGTCAGAAGTCCTTGACAAAGCTGACGAAGGCAGTTGGGAACGGTGCAAATATTCCGTATATGAAACATGTTCTCGAAAGAAGGGGCCTAAAGATGGGCGGTGTGAAAACTCCTCTCAAGAGACTGGAGAATTCGGAAATTGCATCTCTTGACAGCAATCTTGTCACAGTCATGAAGGAACTCGGAATAGACTTCTAGTCCTCTCAATAAGAAATGCGTTTGGAAAGTTCTCCAGACGCATTTCTTATGATATTCAAAGAACTATCGATTCGGCGTTTTTAATCTCGATAGAGTTTCCGGGGAGATCGCCGAATTCCTCAACGGGTTCGCTGGAGACTATCCTAACCCCGTCCATCTCGTAAAGAAACAGGGCGTGCTCCGTGTCGTCTTTCTCTGCGTTCTGCCTTATTGCCCAGACGTTTTCAAAATCCGTGAGAAGCGCGTTGATCGAAGTGTAGCGGTAGTTCTCCGCCACAAAGTCTGCGGTGATTTCCAGGGCTCTCTTCGTTTCGTATCTTTCGAGATTGCTGACCAGAAGCTCGAGATATCTCTGTGTATCTGTCGTTCCTTCATCGCTCGCAAAGTCGTATATCGTTCCATTGTGGCACAAGGCGTAATTCCTCCCTTTGACCGTGGCGTAGAAGGGATGCACGTGTTCGAGATTGACGACGTATCCCTTTGACGCCTTTCGAGAATGAACAATGCCGATCCTGCTTGGAGGAAGCTTTCTATAACTATCAAAGATCGCGCCTGAACTGTTGTAGGTCTCTCTTCCTTCGCCACGAAGGGCATAGCCCCAGCCGTCACTGTGAGGACTGGAAATGCCTTTTTCGGAGATGACCTTTAGAATGTCTAAAATCCAGTTTGTGTCTATTTCCTTATATGCTTTGAAGGCGATCATTCTGCACACTCTTTAATCCTCTTTTCAGCCGCTTCGGCCATCTTTAGAAAGTACCGGTGAATTCTCAGGTCCCCTGTGAGTTCGGGATGAAAGGAGGCTGCCAGCACGTTACCCTGGCGAACAAGTACCGGCGATCCGTCGTAGCTGGTCAGGACTCTAACTTCGCCACTGATCGATTCGATCTTTGGAGCCCGAATGAATACTGCCCTGAATGGTTCGGGACCGATCTCGTCTATCTGTAGATCGACCTCGAAGCTGTTGATCTGCCTGCCGTAACCATTTCTCTTGACGCTTATGTCTAGAACGCCCAGAGAGTCCTGATTGAGCACGTTCTCAATCTTCCTCGACAGGAGAATCATGCCCGCGCAGGTCGCCAAGACCGGCATTCCATCTTCTATTCTATTCCTGAGGATTTCCCACATTTCGAATCTCTTCAAGAGCTTGATCATCGTGGTCGACTCTCCACCAGGCATTACCAGAGCCTCAACGGAGTCGAGTTCCTTCCGGTTCTTCACCCAGGACGGTTCGACTCCTGTCTTCCTGAGAATCGATAGATGTTCCTGTATAGCGCCTTGAATTCCGAGAACCCCGATCTTCAACCCTTACCAGCCTCTTTCTTCCATTCGAACTTCAAGAGTCTCGATCTCGAGACCGTCCATTGCATCTCCAACGTTTTCCGAGATCTCTGCTAACGCTTCGGCATTGTCATAATGCGAAACTGCTTCTACGATCGCTTTGGCCATTCTTGCAGGATCCTTTGACTTGAAGATTCCCGAACCTACGAAGACTCCGTCGCAGCCGAGCATCATCATGAGAGCCGCATCGGCCGGTGTAGCCACTCCGCCGGCGGCGAAATTGACGACTGGAAGCCGCCCGAGCTCTCTTACCTGGCTGAGGATCTCGACAGGCGCACCGATCTCCTTTCCATAATGGACGAGTTCGGCATCGTTCATCATCTGGGCCTTTCTCACTTCTTCGTTGACGGTTCTCATGTGCTTGACGGCCTCGATGATATTTCCGGTGCCTGCCTCTCCCTTTGTTCTGATCATCGCAGCGCCCTCGGCGATTCTTCTGACTGCTTCTCCGAGATTTCTCGCTCCACAAACGAAGGGGACGGTGAATATTCTCTTGTCTATGTGATATTTATCATCTGC
This window contains:
- a CDS encoding dihydrodipicolinate synthase family protein yields the protein MRRLLEGVGVAPLTPMNDDGSCVDYNAIKSYVDFLAEKGVDGMFVLGTTGEGTSLTLPERKKALESFLEANKGRMTVVSHCGAAVLEDIIELLKHSKESGADAAAVVSPFFFNHKQEELFGFYDKIADSVSDFPLYIYNIPSLTKNPVSVDVIARLHEKHKNIVGLKDSSGDFVNSLSVIWALPSTFSTVVGCDAAFASVLIAGARGCVSGPGAVFPEFFVKVRDAVRAGDFDKAFDSQKSLTKLTKAVGNGANIPYMKHVLERRGLKMGGVKTPLKRLENSEIASLDSNLVTVMKELGIDF
- a CDS encoding class II glutamine amidotransferase — protein: MIAFKAYKEIDTNWILDILKVISEKGISSPHSDGWGYALRGEGRETYNSSGAIFDSYRKLPPSRIGIVHSRKASKGYVVNLEHVHPFYATVKGRNYALCHNGTIYDFASDEGTTDTQRYLELLVSNLERYETKRALEITADFVAENYRYTSINALLTDFENVWAIRQNAEKDDTEHALFLYEMDGVRIVSSEPVEEFGDLPGNSIEIKNAESIVL
- the pdxT gene encoding pyridoxal 5'-phosphate synthase glutaminase subunit PdxT produces the protein MKIGVLGIQGAIQEHLSILRKTGVEPSWVKNRKELDSVEALVMPGGESTTMIKLLKRFEMWEILRNRIEDGMPVLATCAGMILLSRKIENVLNQDSLGVLDISVKRNGYGRQINSFEVDLQIDEIGPEPFRAVFIRAPKIESISGEVRVLTSYDGSPVLVRQGNVLAASFHPELTGDLRIHRYFLKMAEAAEKRIKECAE
- the pdxS gene encoding pyridoxal 5'-phosphate synthase lyase subunit PdxS, with translation MEAKGTWTVKKGFAEMFKNGVIMDVTNPEQAKIAQDAGATAVMALERVPADIRKEGGVARMAKIGLIKEIMESVTIPVMAKARIGHIAEAKILEAIGVDFIDESEVLTPADDKYHIDKRIFTVPFVCGARNLGEAVRRIAEGAAMIRTKGEAGTGNIIEAVKHMRTVNEEVRKAQMMNDAELVHYGKEIGAPVEILSQVRELGRLPVVNFAAGGVATPADAALMMMLGCDGVFVGSGIFKSKDPARMAKAIVEAVSHYDNAEALAEISENVGDAMDGLEIETLEVRMEERGW